The DNA window GCTTCAGATAGATCTTGGCGCCGCCGAGGTGGGCGGAAAGCCGTTCGGCGAAATAAAGCGGGCTGGGTCGGCCGGTATAGGTAGCGTTCAGCCCCTCAAGTTCGGCATGAAAGGCCGGATCGGCCTTGGCTGCCTCATAGGCCTGGTCGAGCTCCAGGATCAGCGGCATCAACGTCTCGGCGACGTAGCGGCCGCCGAAAATGCCGAAATGGCCGCGCTCGTCCGGACCGGTGCGGAAGGAATTCGGCGTCGTCGCCTCGCTCATCGTTGTCCCTCTTCACTCGCTGCGCGCGCCGCCGCCACAAAGGCACGGATGCGGGCTTCGTCTTTTTGGCCCGGTGCGCTCTCGACACCCGAAGATACGTCGACCCCCGGGGGCCGCACTCGGCCTACCGCATCGCCAACGTTGGTAGGGTCAAGCCCGCCGGAAAGCAAGAAGGGCGTCGGCGCTCCCTCCAACAGCGACCAGTCGAAAGTCACCCCCAGCCCGCCGGGCCGGCTCGCGTCCTTCGGCGGCTTGGCGTCGTAGAGGAGGAGATCGGCGACATCGGCATACGCAAGGGCAGCAGCGACGTCTTCGGCGGCACCGATGCCAAGAGCTTTGATCACCGGTCGGCCGAAGCGCTTGCGCACCTCGGCAACCCGCTCCGGGCTTTCGCGGCCATGCAGCTGAACGAAGTCCGGTGCAATCGTCGCAACGAGATGACCAAGGAGGTCATCGTCGGCGTTGACCGTCAGCACGACAGTCTTCGCTCGACCATCAACCCGACGGGCCAGCGCGGCGGCGGACTCCACCGAGAGATGACGCGGGCTCTTCTCAAAATGGACGAAGCCGACCAGATCGGCGCCAGCGGATAGCGCCCATTCCAGACTTTCCGGCGTGGAGAGACCGCAGATCTTGATAAGGAATGGGGACATCATGCCAACAACCTAACGAGGACGGCGGCCGAAGCCGCCGCTTGCCCCTGTCGGAAAGGAGGACTTGCCGTCAGGCACCCGTGAAGGCGCGCGGAGCGGCGGAAACCAGCGACGGTGTCGAACCCGTCACTTCGTAGACGGCGAGGCCACGGTCGTTGGTGCCAACGGCGTTGAAGCGGAACAGACCGTTGATCGACGATAGGAACCCCTCGGGATTGGTGATGACCGAGAGCTGGAAGCGCTGGGTACCGGCGGTCTTGACGAGGCTGGCGGCCAGTACCACCGCGTCATAGGCGAGCGAGGCCGTAAATGGCGGCTCGTTGCCATAGGTCGAACGGTAGTGGCTGGCGAAAGCCGAGAAGCCGGACACCTCCGGCGAGGGAAACCAGCCGCCGGTGAGCGACGGGTCATTGTAGACGGTGGGATCGTTCCAGACGCCGGTTCCCAGCAACTTGATGCGGGCGAGATCGACGCCGGCCGTCCGCAGCGACCGGGCGATGGTTGGCGCCACGCCAGCACCTTCGGGCAGCAGAATGCAGTCGATCTGGGAGGCAATGGCGACGATCGCCGCGGCCGCCTGCGCCTCTCCGCCAGCGGGAAATCGTTGGACGGCGACGACGCGCATACCATAGCGACCAGCCTCCTGGCGCAACGCCGCCTCGGCGAGGTTGCCGAAAGCGCTCTGCGACATGATGGCAGCGATCGATTTGCGACCAGACTTGGCCGCCTCGGCAACGACGCGGCGCACCTGACCATCGACCAGAAGGCCGAGGATATACACGCCGGCCGCTGCCACGGACGGATCGGAAGAAAAGGCCATCACCGGCACGTTGGCCGCGCGCGCCACAGGGCCGACGCCTCCCACCTCAGCGGCGAAGATCGGGCCGATGATCAGCTCGGCGCCCTCGGAGATTGCCTGGCGTGCCGCCTCCGCGGCTCCCTCCGCGGTGCCGCCGGTGTCCTTTACCAATATGGTGAGGTCATTGCCGGAAAAGTCATTGAGGCCAAGCGTGGCGGCATTCTGCATGGCGACCGCCAGCGCGGCACCATTGCCAGGTGCCGTCTTAGGCAGGAGCAGCGCCACGCGCACCGTGCCGCTACCGAGCACTTCACCCGACACGGCCGGTCCGGTCGGAGGCGGCAGAAGCGTATCGCCACCACTCGGCCGGCTCGTCGGCGAGCAGGCAGCGAGCGCCGCGCCCCCCAACAGAAGCAGCGCGAAACGCCGGCTCAGACCGACCGTCGTTCCCACGCATTGGTCACTCGTCTCCGGGGACACGGCCATATCGGCCGCGTCATTCGCAACCCAGCCATCGTCACGGGTCATCGTCTTACCTTCCGCCGCAAAAGCATCCGCGCCATTTCAATGACAAACGGCCATAGATGCAACTCCTTACGTACCATTTACCGGTGGAGAGGCCAGGAATCGGCCAGGGTGGCTCGATTTTCCCGCCGAAGTGTGGTTTTGGGAGCTAGAAAATATGACTTTGGGGCGCCGGCAAGGAAATTCCATGATCAGACACATCGTCTACTTTTCCGTCCGTTCGGCCGCCGATCGGGAGCGCGTGCTGGGCGGTCTCCGCCTGCTCGAAGCCAATCCACACGCCCTCCTTCTCGAGGTCGGCGAGAACCTGAAGCTCGACAGCCTCGGCAACGAAGTCGATTTTGTGGTCTACGGCGAATTCACCGACGCCGACGCGCTCGACGCCTTCAAGGCGCATCCGAGCTACGAGGCGTCGATTGCCGCGGTGCGGCCGATCCGCGACCTGCGCATCGCCGCCGATTTCGTGGCGAAAGAGAAACGGTAATCATCATGACTGAGGCGGGCGACAAGGCCAGCACAACGGGCTACGCAATTGACGGCACCGTCTTCGCCGGCAAACCGATCGAGCCAGGCCTTTATCCGGTGGCGACACCGATCGGCAATCTTTCGGACATGTCGCTGCGGGCACTCGACGTGCTGGGCGGCGCCGACCTGATCGTTTGCGAGGATAGCCGCGTCACCGCCGTTCTCCTCGACCGCTACGGCATTCGCAAGCCGCTCGCCATTTATCACGAGCATAACGCCGTTCGCGAGCGTCCGCGCCTTCTCGCCATGCTCCGCGGCGGAATGCGTCTCGCGCTGGTCTCCGACGCCGGAACCCCGTTGATCTCCGACCCCGGCTACAAGCTGGTTGAGGAGGCGATTGCCGAGGGTATCCGGGTGATCCCAATCCCTGGCGCCTCGGCCATCCTGTCAGCCCTGGTGGCCGCCGGTCTGCCAACAGACACGTTCCTGTTCCTAGGCTTCCTGCCGCACAAGGCGGGTGCCCGCCGCAATCGGCTCGGTGAATTTCGCTCCGTGCCGGCGACGCTCGTCGTCTACGAATCGCCACATCGGGCGGCCGAGACGCTTACCGATATGGCCGAGGTGCTGGGCGGCGACCGGCCGGCGGCGCTCTGCCGTGAACTGACCAAGCGCTTCGAAGAGGTGCGGCGCGGTACGCTGTCGGAGCTTGCGGCCAGCGCCGAGTCCGATCCACCACGCGGCGAGATCGTGCTGGTGGTCGGTGCGCCGCTGGGCGAGGAGGCAGGTGAAGCGGATATCGAGGCGCTGCTTTCCGCCGCGCTCGAAACCAAGGGCGCCGGCCAGGCCGCCGCCGAGGTGGCGAAGGCCACCGGCCGGCCTCGTAGGGACGTTTACGCTTTGGCTTTGAAGCTGAAGGCAGTCATCGACGCCGGTGGCGATTCGGACGATGCCGACTCGGATACCTGATCCAACCGGAGATTTTCGATGCCACCGATCGATCTCTTAATCACCTTTTTCGTGTCGACGGCGTTGTTTGCCTTCGTTCCCGGACCGGCGATGCTTTATGCCGCCGCACGGACGCTGGCCGGTGGTCGGAGAGCAGGCCTGATGGCTGCCCTCGGTGTGCACGTCGGTGGCTATGCCCACGTACTGGCGGCGACAATGGGCTTGTCGGTGCTGTTTCACGCGGTTCCCCTCCTCTACACGATGGTGAAGCTGGTCGGCGCCGCTTATCTCGTCCTCATGGGATGGCGCCTCGTAGTCGGTCGCGCCGCCGAATCTGAAGGGGACACCAACTTGCGCGAGCCCCGATACGCTTTCATCCAGAGCATCTTCGTTGAGTTGCTCAATCCCAAGACCGCGATTTTCTTCCTCGCCTTCCTGCCGCAGTTCGTCAGCGCCGACGCCGGTACGCCGCTGTGGCTGCAGTTCCTCGTTTTGGGAGCGATCACCAATGTGATGTTCTCGGTCGCCGATGTCGTCGCCGTCGTCGGTGCCAGCGGCATTCTGTCCAGCCTTCGCGCCTCGCCATCGCTCGGTCCATGGCTGCGGCGGGCGGCTGGATCGCTTCTCATCGGCCTCGGCGCGCGTCTTGCGCTCGAGAGGAGCTGATGAACGCCGATCGCCGGGCCGGACACGCCCGTGGCCTGGTGGCGGAAGGCATGGCTGCCTGGATGTTGCGCCTCAAAGGCTACCGCGTGCTGGCGACGCGCTACCGGACACCGATCGGCGAGATCGACATCGTCGCGCGACG is part of the Pleomorphomonas sp. PLEO genome and encodes:
- a CDS encoding penicillin-binding protein activator, whose protein sequence is MTRDDGWVANDAADMAVSPETSDQCVGTTVGLSRRFALLLLGGAALAACSPTSRPSGGDTLLPPPTGPAVSGEVLGSGTVRVALLLPKTAPGNGAALAVAMQNAATLGLNDFSGNDLTILVKDTGGTAEGAAEAARQAISEGAELIIGPIFAAEVGGVGPVARAANVPVMAFSSDPSVAAAGVYILGLLVDGQVRRVVAEAAKSGRKSIAAIMSQSAFGNLAEAALRQEAGRYGMRVVAVQRFPAGGEAQAAAAIVAIASQIDCILLPEGAGVAPTIARSLRTAGVDLARIKLLGTGVWNDPTVYNDPSLTGGWFPSPEVSGFSAFASHYRSTYGNEPPFTASLAYDAVVLAASLVKTAGTQRFQLSVITNPEGFLSSINGLFRFNAVGTNDRGLAVYEVTGSTPSLVSAAPRAFTGA
- a CDS encoding Dabb family protein — its product is MIRHIVYFSVRSAADRERVLGGLRLLEANPHALLLEVGENLKLDSLGNEVDFVVYGEFTDADALDAFKAHPSYEASIAAVRPIRDLRIAADFVAKEKR
- the rsmI gene encoding 16S rRNA (cytidine(1402)-2'-O)-methyltransferase, encoding MTEAGDKASTTGYAIDGTVFAGKPIEPGLYPVATPIGNLSDMSLRALDVLGGADLIVCEDSRVTAVLLDRYGIRKPLAIYHEHNAVRERPRLLAMLRGGMRLALVSDAGTPLISDPGYKLVEEAIAEGIRVIPIPGASAILSALVAAGLPTDTFLFLGFLPHKAGARRNRLGEFRSVPATLVVYESPHRAAETLTDMAEVLGGDRPAALCRELTKRFEEVRRGTLSELAASAESDPPRGEIVLVVGAPLGEEAGEADIEALLSAALETKGAGQAAAEVAKATGRPRRDVYALALKLKAVIDAGGDSDDADSDT
- a CDS encoding LysE family translocator, with amino-acid sequence MPPIDLLITFFVSTALFAFVPGPAMLYAAARTLAGGRRAGLMAALGVHVGGYAHVLAATMGLSVLFHAVPLLYTMVKLVGAAYLVLMGWRLVVGRAAESEGDTNLREPRYAFIQSIFVELLNPKTAIFFLAFLPQFVSADAGTPLWLQFLVLGAITNVMFSVADVVAVVGASGILSSLRASPSLGPWLRRAAGSLLIGLGARLALERS
- a CDS encoding phosphoribosylanthranilate isomerase, coding for MSPFLIKICGLSTPESLEWALSAGADLVGFVHFEKSPRHLSVESAAALARRVDGRAKTVVLTVNADDDLLGHLVATIAPDFVQLHGRESPERVAEVRKRFGRPVIKALGIGAAEDVAAALAYADVADLLLYDAKPPKDASRPGGLGVTFDWSLLEGAPTPFLLSGGLDPTNVGDAVGRVRPPGVDVSSGVESAPGQKDEARIRAFVAAARAASEEGQR